GTTGGCCAGCGTATTGATCGTGCCATTGGGAAAAACATGGACGACGCCGGCGAGATCGCGCAGCACAACGGTGCGAAACGTCACCGCTTCGACCAGACCGGTAGTGCCGTTGATGATCGCCGTGTCACCGACCCGAATCTGATTTTCTAGCAGCAGAAAAAATCCGCTGACTAGGTCGCGGACCAAATGCTGAGCGCCAAACCCGGCGGCCAGACCGAAGACGCCCGCGCCGGCGAGGATCGGCCCGACGTTGACGCCGAACTGGCTGAGGATGATGATAATGACAATGAACCACAGGAAGCCGCTAGCGATGGTCCACAGCACATTGGCGAGGGTCTTGATCCGTTGTGCGGCCGCGCCCGGCGCACGTTCGGTTTTCTCGGTGGCGTGGATCAAAAAACTTTCCAGACGGCCGAATCCGGCGCGCAGCAGTTTGATGATCGCGTAACCGGCGCACACGATGACGGCGATCCGAAACAGTCCCTGCGCGGCGTCGACTCCGAGGGTCAGCAAGTTGGCGATGAATGTCTCCCAAGTATGTGCGGACATAGAACGTCCTCCCTTTTTCAATCACTGATATGTTTGTCGCAAATAACGGCGAGAGATGCCAGGCTGTCGTGCGTGGCGATATTTATCTTGACAAGTTTCGGCGCTGGGATAGATTGCCGCCAATTGTCTGTTCGAGGAGGAAACATAGGCAAATTCATCTCACTGCTGGCGGTATGGATCGTCCTGACAACGGTTTCAAATGGTGTCGCCGGAGCTGCGTCGGCGCCGGACAAAGTAAGATTTCCATATTCGCCGATTTCCTGGAACAGTTTGCCTTGGTGGATGGCCAAAGACGCCGGCCATTTTGAGAGAAACGGTTTGGACGTCGATATGTTTTACGAAGGCGCGTCGTCGGTGATCGTCCAAGCGATGCTCGCCGGCGAGGCGAACTTCGCCGGCATCGCCGGGCCGGCGATCGTCTCCAACGTCATCAGCGGCGGCGATATTATTCAGATCGCAGCCATCGTAAAGACTTTCACCGTGCCGATGTACGCGCAGCCGCAAATCAAAGACGTGGCTCAGCTCAAGGGACAAAAGGTCGCGGTCAGCCGCTTCGGCTCGATCTCGGATATCGCGGCGCGAAATATTTTTCAGAAGTTCAACGTGACCGGCGTGACGGTTTTACAGTCGGGCGGCACGCCGGAATCCGCCGCCATGCTGATGTCCGGCTCCGTCGCGGCAGCCATGGTGCCGGCGCCGCAAAGCATGATGCTGCGCGACAAAGGCTTTCGCGAGTTGGTCGGCGTCAAGCAGTTTCGCGAGTGGAATATTCCCGTGGTTGAAAACGGCGTGGCGGCGCGCCGATCCTTCATCGACAAGAATCCCAGCATCGCCAAACGTTTCATCCGCGCCGCTTTCGAAGGGATTCAAACGATCTACACCAACAAGGAATTGACCATGAAGACTTTAGCCAAGTACACCAAAATCACCGACGAGAAAATTTTGGAAGAAAGCTACCGCTTCTCAGTGGACGCGCTCAGCAAAGAAGGCTTCATGCCGCCAGAAGCGTTCGGCGCGCTGGTCGATCAATTGGTCGGGCAAAAGCAGATCGACGAAGCGGTCAGCAAGAAGACGCCGGTGACCGCTTTCTTCGACAATCGTTTCGTCGTTGAGTTGGAGAAGGAAGGGTTTTTTAAAAAGTTGTGGGAGTAGATGCAGTTTGCTACTTGTGATGGATATCAGCGAATGCCGTTCGTGACAGCAGCGCAGCACAGTTCGTGAGCCACGGATCGTTGGCGACGAGCCGCGAAAAATTCGCGTGAACCATTTGTTCGATTCTCTCCGCCGTTGATTCGCGCAAGCCGGCTACTGTTTGGACGACTTCGATTATCGCCTTCGGCATTCCGATCTCGTCGTTTTTCTTCAGCCACTTAAGCGCGCCGGGGTTGTCGGTCTCGGTTAGCAGTAGACGATCGGGAATCCGCTTGGCAATTTCTTTGATGTAATCCGAATAATGAACTTCGACGCCGATGGTGAAGTAGCAGCCAAAGTCGATCATCGCTTGTAAGATGTCGAGCGGGCCGGAGTACCAGTGGATGATGGCGCGGCGGACATTGTACTTCTCGAGCAAGTCTAGAATTTCTTTTTCGCCGGCTTTGGTGTGCAGGTTGACGAACTTTTTCTGCTCAGCGGCTGCCGCGATGAAATATTCCAACACTTTTCTTTGCGCCGGGTAAGTCGACGCATCTCTCACCCAGTGAAAGTCGAGGCCGATCTCGCCGATGGCGGGACTCATTTCGATGTAGCGGTTGAGTTCCGGCAAGCAGCCGGCGTATTCCGCCGCGCGTCGTGGATGGATGCCGAAGGTCGGCAGCACAAGTTCGGAGCGTTCGCCGATCTTTTGCAATTCCAGATAGGACGGCACATCCATCGCGGTGGCGACGGTAAAGATGCGCTCGGTTTCGATTTGCCGCAGCGCTTCGTCGAGCAGGCTGCCGTATTTATCCAAGTGGACGTGGGCGTCGATGAGCATGCCGGCTATTTATCGCGTAAGAAAGCCAATTAAAAGTCCTTCAAGTGCTTTGATTGATTGGTGCGGCCAAAGTCATTCTTGCAGTCCTATGAGGCGGACTGTAGACTTATCGTAGACAGATTAGGCCACCAAAGGAGTTTGCCATGAAATTTGTTTCAAGCCGGGAACTGCGAATTAGTCCAGGGGGTGTTTGGAAGAAACTCAGTCAGGAAAAGGACCTGGTGATCACCTCTAATGGCCGTCCCATTGGGATACTGACGTTGGCCGACGAGGATATTTTGGAGGATGTCCTGGCGACGCTTCGGGGTAGCCGCGCCCAACGCGCTGTGCATAGCATGCGTCATGCAGCGCGAGATCGCGGCCTCAATAAACTCACCGATAAGGAGATTCAAGAGGTTATTAAGCAAGGACGGCAATCGAGCCGCAAAGCTGCTGTCGGAGGGCATCGGTGAAAATCGTAGTGGATACCAATGTGTTGGTGTCCGCTCTCATCCGGTCTGAGGGAATTCCTGCTCGAATCCTCAACGTCATTCTTACCCGTCAAGTCCAAGTCGTTCTCGACCATCGCATCTACGCTGAGTATCAAGACGTGCTGCTACGCCCCGAGTTCGGTTTTGCACCGGAGCCGGTCGATAATCTATTGGATTTTCTTCTTCAATCCGGCGAACGAGTCTATACGATTAAAACATCGGTGGCGTTGACGGACCCCTATGATGGAAAGTTTCTTGAAGTTGCGAGCGATGGATCGGCGGATTTTCTCGTCACCGGAAATCTCAAGCACTTCCCCGCCCGTCAGCGCCACGGTGTTCGTGTCGTCAGCCCGCGCGAATGGTGGGGCCAATGGAGCGAAAGCAAATCGTAATTGCTCGCGCAGTCGCTCAACTCACCGCTATTCCGGCTTCCAGCCGCGGGTTTGCAGTTCTTGGTGGACTTTTTTGGTTAGCGCGAAGTCGTAGATGCGATCTAAGCGCGGCGGATCTTTTTGTTGGGCCGGTGTCATCAGGTATTCGAGCGCTCTGCGTTGATCGTCCGGACTGATCGTGCCGTCGTCGGTGAGGGCAGGACGGATCTCGTCGAAACCGCCGGCGATGGTTTCTTCCTTGGCTTTGAGTGCGCGGGCGATGGATGAAATCGCGCGCTCGCGGTTGGCGCGCATGTAGAGCAAGCCTTTGACTTGAGCCCGCACGAATCTTTCAACCAGTGCGGAATTGCTCAGTAGCGAGTCGTCGCGGGTGAATGTCGCCACCGGAATGTCGGCGTATTCTTTTTCCGTGATGAACGAGTAGATCTCGCGATAACCGTCTTGTTTGGCGTTGAGCGTGAACGGCGTCGAGAGCACCGCTGCATCGACGATATTGGTTTTCAGCGCGATGTAGCGTTCGCCGCCGCCGCCAACGGCGAGCACGGCGACTTTCTTGCCGCCGTCCGCCATGCGTTTTTTCATGATGTCGCGCAGCAAAAGATCGGGGCCGCTGCCATAGCTGGAGATGCCGACGCGTTTGCCGTCGAGATCGTTAAAGGAACGAATCTCCGGCTTGACGTAGAGCGCGTACGTGGGACGGCGCAGCGGCGTGAAGACGACGCGCAACGGCAAACCGCGCAGCGTGCCGGCGAGGCCGCCGCCGCCGGTCATGAGAAAGTCGATCTCCTTGGCCGCCAGCGCCAGAACCGACGGCGCCGAGCGGATGACGACGAGTTCGACGTCGAGTCCCTCTTGCTTGAAGTAGCCGCGTTCGGTTGGAACCAGAGAGGACGCGACGATCAGTGTGAGCGTCGGGATGCCGACGCGGACTTTGCGTAGCTCTTGGGATTGTCCTGAGGCAGTGAAAAGTATCGCGACGAGTATGAATGTTGCTAGCCAAATTGTTCGCCACTTGTTCATGGTCGCCCTCACCCTAGCCCTCTCCCACTTCGTGGGCCAGGGGGACAGGAAAAAGTTTTTCGCGGCATGCGCCGAATTACTTTTGCCGCCAACTGATGCATAGTCCGAGCAGCGCCACGGCGGCGGTGGTTGAATACATGATGAAAAAACTTTGATTCACCAAATCAAGTAACGCGCCGAGGGTCAAGGAGCCGACACCGATGCCGAGGTCGTAGAAAAATTGAAACTGCGCCAGCGACTGGCCGCGCCGTTCGGTGGAGCTTTGGTCCACGGCCAGTGTCATCAATGCCGGCTGCGCCGCGCCGGTGCCGAGACCGCCGACGATGGCCGCCGCCATGAGCCAATCGGAGGACGTCGAAAACGCCAGCAAGATGATGCCGGCGAGATTCAAAATCAGTCCGGGGATGATGACCGCGCGCCGGCTGACTTTATCGGAGATTGGGCCGGCGATGGGGCGGCTGAGCAGGATGCAAGCGGCGTAGACAGCGAACCAGATGCCGGGATTGCTGAGGCCGAGCTTCAACGCATGAATCGGCAGAAAAGTGAGAATGCCGCCGTGGCCGAAGGATAGAAAAACCACGCCGATGGCTGGGTCGATGGATTCCTTGACCATGATGTTGTCGATCCAGCGCTCGGCGTTGTGCGGCTGCGTAGCGGCGCGCTTCGGTTCGGCGACGGGCAGAGCGAAGACGAAGCTGACGGCGAGAAGAACGCTGGCGCCGATGAACACGCCGGAATAGTCGAATCGATGATAGAGCGCGAAGCCGAGCACCGGTCCCAACGCCGAGGCGAGGCTGCTCGCCATTCCCGCATAGCCCATCAGTTCGCCGCGCCGCGCTTGCGGCACGATGTCGGCACTGATCGTCGACACCGCTGTGGTGCAGCCGGACCAGCCGAGGCCGTGGAGCACGCGAAACGGCAGCATTAGTGCAATCGACGGCGCCCACAGATAGCCCAACTTGCCCGCTGCGAAAAACGCGATGCCGTAGAGCAAAAAGGGTTTGCGGCCGATGCGGTCGATAAATAATCCGATGGGAATGCGCATCACCGTCGCGGTAACGGTAAACACCGCCATCACCGCGCCGATCACGGTGGAGGACGCGCCGAAGCTGATCAAATAAAGCGGCAGCAGCGGCCGGGTGACATGATGCGCCAGAAAAACTCCGAAGCGGCTCAGCCAAGTGAGAATGAAATCCTTGAGCCAAGGATGGGTTGGAGATGTTAGCGGCGATGATTCGCTGGTCGACATGGGAAGCTTCGATCTTTGCGGTAGGGGCGAGGTAAAGTCAATTGCGCGATGTCGAGATGGAGAGCAAAAGGGAAATACCTTTTCACCACGAAGGACACGAAGGGCACGAAGTTCGTAAAATAATTATCCGAACCCTTCGTGTCCTTCGTGAACTTCGTGGTGCAATTCCCTGTCACTTCGCGCGCCGCAGTCTAGCAACACAAAAATTGCCGTTGCAAACTTTTTTGAGTCCTGACAGAGTGAGGCGGTTTTGCCGACGGGAAGGAATGAATTTATGACCACACCAAACACGACGGTTGCCGTTGCCACCGGCGCCGAAGCTTTTCTCGCGCAGATGCGCGCGTTGGGTTCGGTGCGCTACATGTTCGCCAACACCGGCACCGATCATGGGCCGTTGATCGAAGCGATGGCGCGCACGGCGGGGGAAGATCCGCGCGACATTCGCCCCATCGTCGTGCCCCATGAGCAGGCGGCGGTGTCGATGGCGCACGGCTATTACAATGTCACGCAGCAGCCGCAGATGGTTTTGGTACACACCTTGCCGGGTACCGCCAATGCGCTGGGCGGCATCATCAATGCCGCTTCGTGCAATGTGCCGCTGTTTCTCTGCGCCGGCCGCACGCCGATCACCGAGGGCGAACTGCGCGGCGGCAAGAGCCAAAACATTCACTGGCGTCAAGAATCGCGCGATCAGGGCAACGTCGTGCGCGAATTCGTCAAGTGGGACTACGAAATCCGCACCAACCAAAATCTCGCCGCGGTGGTGTCGCGCGCTTACAAGATCGCCATGAGCGAGCCACGCGGCCCGGTGTACATGACGCTGCCGCGTGAGTGGCTCGCCGAAGCGCTGGAGTCGACGCAAGTCTTCGCGCCCGACGCTTTGATGCCGGCGAGTAAGGCCCAGGCCGACCCGGCGTCGCTGGAAAAGATCTCCGAGTGGTTGATCGCCGCCGAGAATCCCCTGATCGTGACGAAATATCTTGGGCGTAATCCCGAAGCGGTAAACTATTTAGTCGAGCTCGCCGAGTTGCTGGCGATCCCGGTGACGCAGCAATTGACCTATGTAAACTTCCCCACCGATCATCCGCTCTATCTCGGCACTCAGCCGGCCAAGTATATTCGCGATGCCGACGTATTGTTTTTCATCGACACCGATGTGCCCTGGGAGCCGCCGAACCGAAACATCTTGCGCGACGGCGTGAA
This sequence is a window from Deltaproteobacteria bacterium. Protein-coding genes within it:
- a CDS encoding thiamine pyrophosphate-requiring protein — encoded protein: MTTPNTTVAVATGAEAFLAQMRALGSVRYMFANTGTDHGPLIEAMARTAGEDPRDIRPIVVPHEQAAVSMAHGYYNVTQQPQMVLVHTLPGTANALGGIINAASCNVPLFLCAGRTPITEGELRGGKSQNIHWRQESRDQGNVVREFVKWDYEIRTNQNLAAVVSRAYKIAMSEPRGPVYMTLPREWLAEALESTQVFAPDALMPASKAQADPASLEKISEWLIAAENPLIVTKYLGRNPEAVNYLVELAELLAIPVTQQLTYVNFPTDHPLYLGTQPAKYIRDADVLFFIDTDVPWEPPNRNILRDGVKIIHLERDPLFTGIPGWGFPADLPVTGCSEVTLPVLSALVRSKIAGGAVAQAKIDERRKKTKGEHDAVIGEMDASVEAVKNQNPIHPYWLSKCIGDAMDDKTIIANETITSKLAETIHLNRPGSMFNTPLAGHLGWGLGAAIGMKLGAPEATVIAAEGDGSYMFCAPTACHFTAQKYQIPFLTVIYNNQVWNASLNAARGLYPDGVAAKTGNFPGTDLTPSPNFELTAQACGAYAARVDEASALPDALAKALKVVKEEKRQALLNVICKNPLA
- a CDS encoding ABC transporter substrate-binding protein; this encodes MLSAKPGGQTEDARAGEDRPDVDAELAEDDDNDNEPQEAASDGPQHIGEGLDPLCGRARRTFGFLGGVDQKTFQTAESGAQQFDDRVTGAHDDGDPKQSLRGVDSEGQQVGDECLPSMCGHRTSSLFQSLICLSQITARDARLSCVAIFILTSFGAGIDCRQLSVRGGNIGKFISLLAVWIVLTTVSNGVAGAASAPDKVRFPYSPISWNSLPWWMAKDAGHFERNGLDVDMFYEGASSVIVQAMLAGEANFAGIAGPAIVSNVISGGDIIQIAAIVKTFTVPMYAQPQIKDVAQLKGQKVAVSRFGSISDIAARNIFQKFNVTGVTVLQSGGTPESAAMLMSGSVAAAMVPAPQSMMLRDKGFRELVGVKQFREWNIPVVENGVAARRSFIDKNPSIAKRFIRAAFEGIQTIYTNKELTMKTLAKYTKITDEKILEESYRFSVDALSKEGFMPPEAFGALVDQLVGQKQIDEAVSKKTPVTAFFDNRFVVELEKEGFFKKLWE
- a CDS encoding type II toxin-antitoxin system Phd/YefM family antitoxin: MKFVSSRELRISPGGVWKKLSQEKDLVITSNGRPIGILTLADEDILEDVLATLRGSRAQRAVHSMRHAARDRGLNKLTDKEIQEVIKQGRQSSRKAAVGGHR
- a CDS encoding putative toxin-antitoxin system toxin component, PIN family; its protein translation is MEPQSCCRRASVKIVVDTNVLVSALIRSEGIPARILNVILTRQVQVVLDHRIYAEYQDVLLRPEFGFAPEPVDNLLDFLLQSGERVYTIKTSVALTDPYDGKFLEVASDGSADFLVTGNLKHFPARQRHGVRVVSPREWWGQWSESKS
- a CDS encoding ABC transporter substrate-binding protein; its protein translation is MNKWRTIWLATFILVAILFTASGQSQELRKVRVGIPTLTLIVASSLVPTERGYFKQEGLDVELVVIRSAPSVLALAAKEIDFLMTGGGGLAGTLRGLPLRVVFTPLRRPTYALYVKPEIRSFNDLDGKRVGISSYGSGPDLLLRDIMKKRMADGGKKVAVLAVGGGGERYIALKTNIVDAAVLSTPFTLNAKQDGYREIYSFITEKEYADIPVATFTRDDSLLSNSALVERFVRAQVKGLLYMRANRERAISSIARALKAKEETIAGGFDEIRPALTDDGTISPDDQRRALEYLMTPAQQKDPPRLDRIYDFALTKKVHQELQTRGWKPE
- a CDS encoding TatD family deoxyribonuclease, whose translation is MLIDAHVHLDKYGSLLDEALRQIETERIFTVATAMDVPSYLELQKIGERSELVLPTFGIHPRRAAEYAGCLPELNRYIEMSPAIGEIGLDFHWVRDASTYPAQRKVLEYFIAAAAEQKKFVNLHTKAGEKEILDLLEKYNVRRAIIHWYSGPLDILQAMIDFGCYFTIGVEVHYSDYIKEIAKRIPDRLLLTETDNPGALKWLKKNDEIGMPKAIIEVVQTVAGLRESTAERIEQMVHANFSRLVANDPWLTNCAALLSRTAFADIHHK
- a CDS encoding MFS transporter, whose amino-acid sequence is MSTSESSPLTSPTHPWLKDFILTWLSRFGVFLAHHVTRPLLPLYLISFGASSTVIGAVMAVFTVTATVMRIPIGLFIDRIGRKPFLLYGIAFFAAGKLGYLWAPSIALMLPFRVLHGLGWSGCTTAVSTISADIVPQARRGELMGYAGMASSLASALGPVLGFALYHRFDYSGVFIGASVLLAVSFVFALPVAEPKRAATQPHNAERWIDNIMVKESIDPAIGVVFLSFGHGGILTFLPIHALKLGLSNPGIWFAVYAACILLSRPIAGPISDKVSRRAVIIPGLILNLAGIILLAFSTSSDWLMAAAIVGGLGTGAAQPALMTLAVDQSSTERRGQSLAQFQFFYDLGIGVGSLTLGALLDLVNQSFFIMYSTTAAVALLGLCISWRQK
- a CDS encoding mechanosensitive ion channel family protein, with the protein product MSAHTWETFIANLLTLGVDAAQGLFRIAVIVCAGYAIIKLLRAGFGRLESFLIHATEKTERAPGAAAQRIKTLANVLWTIASGFLWFIVIIIILSQFGVNVGPILAGAGVFGLAAGFGAQHLVRDLVSGFFLLLENQIRVGDTAIINGTTGLVEAVTFRTVVLRDLAGVVHVFPNGTINTLANATMDWSAYVIDISVAYKEDTDRVTAIMRRVAEEMRNEAEFRRLMLEPIEIFGVDNFSDNAVTIKARFKTQPSHQNEIGHEYRRRLKKTFDAEGVEMAPTPRQANPRAATTSVTSP